A genomic region of Palaemon carinicauda isolate YSFRI2023 chromosome 11, ASM3689809v2, whole genome shotgun sequence contains the following coding sequences:
- the 5-HT2B gene encoding D(2)-like dopamine receptor: MPGPWEGDLTTSVSLEVPRGEVSRREFAESDDDSRGEVILAEVYKELIRQGGVLSIVDYPANTTSLWIADNQTAWAESGEQDAGSVANWWGLVALLVVLLTLFGNILLILAISWDRRLQNMTNYFLLSLAVTDLMVASLVMPLSIVVLVLGHFPFSSRLCLVWISLDVLFCTASIMHLCTLSVDRFLSLRYPMKFGRNKTRRRVVLKIILVWCLSFAASLPLSLMYATDPHSTIVDGVCQIPVSLFQIIGSIICFYIPLIIMLVTYALTVRLLSKKQSELQASVLEPSSATPSPRSVRWKKFLCKTSSNLSTSTAVSVTDGDTCDTGCGSLESRCDDCKLRRFGSSPLRRPPLVRYTSHHYRAALARGGACGRRGYSVREHKRDVSDTSGEDRLYPPLPGNPSFELSVFPHSSPDRSRSAPTSATTSPRHRRNKSDGSPSRHSHPDPSLTRMEKEENNQETKSITNASCEQNGGPRRKEAQNDCNDECEGTDNSEHVTVPCSCAPRFFLEDIKASPDSQCQDCTDPRPHEVTSPFQNRHHRPSQDLSPRRRDSCCTGCCPKKGRRTVCCCPCSITRLISRHNGSKGNTSGLSSPWNEESSTRSSDLVTRATLRPSGQVTTMLHKPPSVESSSVTSSPGSSRGLWRQQSCTASIKYVSSKKHGRNIRMEQKATKVLGVVFFTFVLLWAPFFITNVLISFGTDIGEDMINFVTWLGYASSMVNPFFYTFFNKTFRQTFLKIIKCEMRRGKKYHF; the protein is encoded by the exons ATGCCTGGCCCTTGGGAAGGTGACCTGACCACTTCAGTATCCCTTGAGGTCCCACGGGGCGAGGTCTCGCGAAGGGAGTTCGCTGAGTCGGACGACGACAGCCGGGGTGAAGTCATACTGGCAGAGGTCTACAAAGAGCTGATCAGACAGGGAGGGGTCCTGTCCATTGTGGATTACCCAGCCAACACCACTAGTCTTTGGATTGCAGACAATCAGACAGCATGGGCGGAATCGGGGGAACAAGACGCTGGCTCAGTGGCCAATTGGTGGGGTCTGGTGGCTCTGCTGGTGGTGCTTCTTACTCTGTTCGGGAACATCTTACTGATCTTGGCAATCTCGTGGGATCGCCGGCTGCAGAACATGACCAATTACTTCCTCCTCTCTTTAGCCGTCACAGATCTCATGGTTGCTTCCCTGGTGATGCCTCTCTCCATCGTCGTCCTGGTTTTAG GACACTTCCCGTTTTCTTCGAGACTCTGCCTAGTGTGGATCTCGCTAGACGTGCTTTTCTGTACAGCCTCCATAATGCATTTGTGCACACTGTCAGTTGACCGCTTTCTCTCTCTCAG GTATCCCATGAAGTTTGGTCGAAACAAGACTCGCCGCCGAGTGGTGCTGAAGATCATTTTAGTGTGGTGTCTCTCCTTCGCAGCTTCCCTGCCTCTGTCTTTGATGTATGCCACTGACCCACATTCCACTATTGTTGATGGAGTATGCCAGATCCCCGTCTCCCTCTTCCAGATCATAGGGTCCATCATTTGTTTTTACATTCCCCTCATCATAATGCTTGTGACTTATGCGTTGACTGTTAGACTGCTCTCTAAGAAACAGAGCGAGTTGCAAGCGTCTGTTCTCGAACCCTCATCAGCAACGCCTTCGCCTAGGTCCGTCAGGTGGAAAAAGTTCCTTTGTAAAACTTCTTCCAACCTCAGCACCAGCACTGCCGTTTCGGTGACTGACGGAGACACGTGTGACACTGGTTGTGGAAGTTTGGAGTCCCGCTGTGATGACTGTAAACTCAGAAGGTTTGGCAGTAGTCCTCTGCGGAGGCCTCCCTTAGTTAGGTATACGAGCCATCATTATCGGGCTGCCCTTGCGCGTGGCGGAGCCTGTGGAAGACGAGGATATTCTGTAAGAGAGCACAAACGAGACGTTAGCGACACCAGTGGAGAGGATCGTCTCTATCCTCCACTGCCCGGGAACCCCAGTTTTGAATTATCGGTGTTCCCTCACAGTTCCCCAGACCGATCCCGGTCAGCCCCAACTTCCGCGACAACATCCCCAAGACATCGGCGCAACAAAAGCGACGGAAGTCCTTCTCGCCACTCTCATCCCGACCCCAGTCTCACGAGGATGGAGAAGGAGGAGAACAATCAAGAAACGAAGAGCATCACGAATGCTAGCTGCGAGCAAAATGGCGGTCCTAGGAGGAAGGAGGCGCAGAACGACTGCAACGACGAATGTGAAGGGACTGACAACAGTGAACACGTGACTGTTCCTTGCAGCTGTGCGCCAAGGTTCTTCCTAGAGGATATCAAGGCGTCTCCTGACAGTCAATGCCAAGATTGTACGGATCCCAGGCCACATGAAGTGACCTCTCCCTTCCAGAACCGTCATCATCGACCGAGTCAAGACTTGAGCCCAAGACGAAGAGACAGCTGTTGTACTGGTTGCTGTCCTAAGAAGGGACGCAGAACCGTTTGCTGCTGTCCTTGTTCTATTACTAGACTAATCAGTCGTCATAATGGTTCAA AGGGAAATACATCAGGTTTATCATCGCCCTGGAACGAGGAATCGAGCACAAGGAGCTCAGATCTAGTCACCAGAGCGACGCTAAG GCCAAGTGGTCAGGTCACAACGATGCTTCACAAGCCTCCGTCAGTGGAGTCCTCTTCGGTGACGTCGTCGCCAGGTTCCTCAAGAGGTCTTTGGCGTCAGCAGTCGTGCACAGCTTCCATTAAATACGTATCTTCCAAGAAGCATGGGAGGAACATCAGAATGGAGCAAAAGGCGACTAAG GTCCTTGGCGTCGTCTTCTTTACGTTCGTGTTGTTATGGGCGCCGTTTTTCATCACGAACGTCCTCATCTCCTTCGGGACTGACATCGGGGAGGACATGATCAACTTCGTCACGTGGCTTGGTTACGCTTCCTCAATGGTCAATCCTTTCTTCTATACCTTTTTTAATAAGACATTCAGACAGACTTTTCTCAAGATCATTAAGTGCGAAATGCGGCGAGGGAAAAAGTAtcatttttga